The DNA segment GTTTCATTATTCTAAATTGGTAGTATTATATAATTATTCCCTTATTAATGGTAGTGTAGAACAGCGAAGTAAACCTTCTTGTTTGGCAATCTCGGCATAGGGCACTGTCTCTACAGTAAAACCACGTTCTATAAGCCATTTTTCTAGCCTTGTGAAGTTTTTTTCTATCACAACTACATCAGTAGCTATAGAAAAGAAATTTGAATTCATATTATACATTTCTTCTCGTTCTATATGGAAAAGATTTTCTTTCCCAAATAAGTTTACAAGATACATATAATCTGCCTCTTCCCTAAAACCACTTTTATATATAACCCCTTTATCTTTCCCTACTGGCTGAAAACAACAGTCTAAATGCAAAGCATTATCTCTTGCTTCAATTCGCGATTTTACAAGATCAAACTCCTTTACTATTTTATGAGGAAAAAGTTCTTTAATAAAGTTTACACCTGCCATGTTAGTACGTGCAGTTATATAGTCTTTATAATCGCTACCCTTATAAGTACCAATAAAAATATAATCATCCCATAGCATAACATCACCGCCTTCAATATGTGCTTCTTCGGGTGGGCGCACCACTTTAGAAGGGTTTATTTTATCTATAATATATTGTATCGCATCTAGCTCTCTTTCTCTATCTGGTAATATATTGGCTTTTATAAAAATATCGTCGATTACAAACCCTATATCCCTACTAAATATTTGATTATAATTCTCTATAACCTCAGGACGATATACCTCTACATTATATTTTTTAAATACAGCATTTAGCGCTTCCATTTCCTTTACCATATCTGCCTCTACAGGGTATGTTCCTGCTTTAATATGCTCTAACGATTTAGGATCATAGGCTTCATGCTCTTCGGGCGTAGGTCCATTGCTCTTGGCCGTACCTAATATAACTGTCATTAAACGAGACGTTTCATTTTTTACATTTAATTGTAACATACGTTTTTAGCTTTTAAACAAATATAGAAAATGCCTTTAAATAATATACAATTCATTCCCTATTAGTTTATATTTTAAAAATACAATAATAAAACTATGCCAAACGACACTGTTTTTATACATTAAACAATCAATATTATATAAAAAAATCCCGATTGTATGAACAATCGGGATTAATATAAACTTTGTGTATTTTAATACATCTATCTTTCGTTAACAGCTTTAAAATCTCTAAGTTGTTCTCCAACATATACCTGTCTTGGTCTTCCGATAGGCTCTTTGTTAACTCGCATTTCTTTCCATTGTGCAATCCAACCTGGAAGGCGACCAATAGCAAAAAGCACTGTAAACATTTCTGTTGGGATACCCATTGCTCTGTAAATAATCCCTGAGTAAAAATCTACATTAGGGTAAAGGTTTCTTGATTTGAAATATTCGTCTTCAAGAGCAGAGGCCTCTAGTTTTTTAGCAATATCAAGTATAGGATCATCTACACCAAGCGAAGCTAACACATCATCGGCTGCTTTCTTTATAATCTTAGCTCTTGGATCAAAGTTTTTATAAACTCTGTGTCCAAAGCCCATTAAACGGAATGGATCGTTTTTATCTTTTGCTTTTTCAAGATACTTATCTGCATCACCACCATTTGCCTGAATTTCTTCTAGCATTTCTAACACAGCTTGGTTAGCCCCACCATGTAGTGGTCCCCAAAGCGCTGATACACCTGCCGAGATAGAAGCAAACAAACCTGCATGAGATGAACCTACTATACGTACTGTAGATGTAGAGCAGTTTTGCTCATGATCTGCATGAAGTATAAAC comes from the Flavobacterium arcticum genome and includes:
- a CDS encoding dimethylarginine dimethylaminohydrolase family protein — its product is MLQLNVKNETSRLMTVILGTAKSNGPTPEEHEAYDPKSLEHIKAGTYPVEADMVKEMEALNAVFKKYNVEVYRPEVIENYNQIFSRDIGFVIDDIFIKANILPDRERELDAIQYIIDKINPSKVVRPPEEAHIEGGDVMLWDDYIFIGTYKGSDYKDYITARTNMAGVNFIKELFPHKIVKEFDLVKSRIEARDNALHLDCCFQPVGKDKGVIYKSGFREEADYMYLVNLFGKENLFHIEREEMYNMNSNFFSIATDVVVIEKNFTRLEKWLIERGFTVETVPYAEIAKQEGLLRCSTLPLIRE